The DNA region TTCAAAACTCCTAATTGCTCCCACCAGGCGGGATTTCGGGCTATCACCTCGCCAGTACCCGTTTGCAACATCAAAGGCCAAGGCAGCCTTTCTAGTAACTGTATCAGTGGCTGGTGTCTCAATGACTTGGATTGATTTGGCGGCTGTACACTAGACGACCTTTCGATGCCTGAACTTTGTAAACTAGCCATGCGTTCCTTAGCCAGCGATCGCAACAGCCGAGAACTATCCAGCAGCCCCAAATATTGACCATCAGAGTCAATCAGCGCCCAATCTAAGTTCTGCTTTTCGGCTTGTGCATAATTCAAGTGCAAGCCTAATTGCTCTACACGCTCAGAAGCTGATATTGTCTGTATTGGCTCAATTAGACCTTGACCCCAGATAGAGAGTGATTGGTGTAAATTTAGATTTTTATCGTCACTATGTGCTAATAATTTTTGGATTAAACGGGCAGAATACAGCAAGCCGATGGGGGATTGCTGTTGATTTAATACTACCAAGCGATCGCACTGCTCTTGCTCAAAAATCTCCAACACAACTGCTAGAGAACTTGTTTGTGGGCAGCTAGGTACGGTTGCCTGAAAGTCATAAAGCGGGTAATCTAGCATTAACATAGGGCTTTTGGGGTCATTCTTCCTGTGGAACCCTCCGGCATTTCCATCTGCCAAATCTTGATGGTGTTTTCGCCTGAAGCCATATCCTCTAAGAAGACTCATATAAGCAACTCTGGTTATTTCAACGCCATTAAAAAAAACGAGATTTACCCTCACGGGCACTTTTGCGTCCTTTATATTTTTCCAAGAGGCGACGTTTCTAAGTTCTAGCAACTAGCCTCCCCAGTGTCTTACTGGTATTTAAACTCCTCATCGATAGCGACAGCTAAAACAATTATGGCCCCAAAGAATCGCTTTAGAACCTTGAGGAATTATAATGATTTAGAATGGGACAATCCTTTAAGTTCGTTTAAGTATCTTATCAAGGAGCAAAATTAAAAAATCTATCTATTTGTATACATAAATATGCAAATAATAGATTAGCTACTGTGTCTTGCTATGCCGACAGATACCTCATCATCAGAAACCTACTAAGTCTAATTACTCAGTTGCTGCACTAAGTTATTGAGTAGCTAGGGGCCGCAAGGCGGAAGTCAAAAGTCAAAAGTCAAAATTTTTGTATATCAAGGCTTTTGCAACTTTTAAAATGGTAGCTTAATTTACGTCACGCTTTATTAGCACTACCTGCTAACATAGAGCGTTATTTTGGGGTGGAATCACCAGTTTACTGGACACCTAGTATTCCCTTAGAAGCGTTAGCCAAAGTCATTAGCCCACGTTTCTTGGTCAGGGCGATCAAGGAGATAGATTTAAGAATAAATGTTATTACCGATATTGATTCTGCAACCTAATATTAACAAATGTTTAGATAATCTAGTTAATCTATACAACCAAAAAGGTGGGAGCCGATGGGTGTGGAAACTTATTGACGCGATTATTGCCCAATTTTGCTATCTACCCCTTGTTGCAACTACCTCTGGAAAAATTAACTATTTACCAAATTTGCTGCAACAAAAATTAAATCAAGCACATACAGACAAGTATATCTATGTATTTGCCAGTCATATCCAAAAAAGCCAACAGCTTTTCCAGGAGATGACTCCAGCAGAAAGGCAAGGATTATTAAGACACCTTAAATCAGATTACAGTCTGATTCTTATAAACTATTTTACCACAGATAAAACCCTCAAAGAAAAAATTGATAAATTTATCAATACTATATTTTATGCGAATATTCCTGTGCCCCAAATCATCGAAATTCACATGGAGATAATTGAAGAATTTTCTAACCAGCTAAAATTAGAAGGAAGGAGCAATGAAGCGTTACTTGATTATCGTCTTACATTGATAGATATCCTGGCTCACCTATGCGAACTCTACAGAAATTCGATTTCTAGATAAATTAAAATTATCAATGTTGAACTTAGCACAAGCTACCTCTGTTAATCACCCCCAATGTGTAAACAAATATTGTATTTATATGCTCATGACTAGCTTGTATGTATATGGATAAAGCCAGAAAAACCTACGTTCTCAAACTTTACGTAGCAGGGAATACCCCTAATTCAGTCCGGGCATTAAAAACACTCAAAAATATTTTAGAGCAGGAGTTTAAAGGTGTTTATGCTTTAAAAGTGATCGATGTACTGAAAAGCCCGCAACTGGCAGAAGAAGATAAAATATTAGCGACGCCAACATTATCTAAAATTTTGCCTCCACCCGTTCGCAAAATTATCGGGGATCTTTCAGATAGAGAGAGAGTATTGATTGGATTAGATTTGCTCTATGAAGAACTGAGTGAAGGAGATTTTGAAGAGGAGAATAATTAATGAAGGAGCGAGAATACAAGGGATAGAGTTTTAAGGCGAGAATATTTAATACTAGTTTCGCCCTTATTGCGCGTAAGTACTTACAGATGCTCTCTACAAGACACGCAAGGGAGGCGACATCACCCAATCGTACAGACAAAATTCTTACTGAATTCTGACGCCTTGGCGGAGCGTCTCCGGCTCCGCTCCTGAGTTCTGAATTCTTCTTATAAAAAACAAGTTTTTAATACCCTTTTGTTATCAAGCAATGAGTGAAACCGAGCAAGTAAAACCAAAAAACACACCAAAAAGTGGGGGTGTAGAAAAAATTCGCACGATGATCGAAGGGTTTGACGATATTAGTCATGGTGGTTTACCAATTGGTAGAACTACCTTGATTAGTGGCACTTCCGGTACAGGCAAAACTTTATTCTCTCTTCAGTTTCTCTATAACGGCATCACTTACTTTGACGAACCAGGAGTATTTGTTACTTTTGAAGAATCACCCAGTGATATTATTAAAAACGCTCATGTTTTTGGGTGGAACCTGCCACGCCTAATTGAGGAAGGCAAGTTATTTATTCTCGATGCATCTCCTGATCCTGAAGGACAAGATATAGTTGGTAATTTTGATTTGTCTGCACTAATTGAGCGATTGCAATATGCTATTCGCAAATACAAAGCTAAACGAGTTTCAATCGACTCAATAACAGCAGTATTTCAGCAGTATGAAGCGATGGGAGTAGTCCGGCGCGAGATTTTCCGCCTAGTAGCTCGTCTCAAACTACTCAATGTCACCACTATTATTACAACTGAACGTAGCGAAGAATATGGCCCCGTCGCCTCTTTTGGGGTGGAAGAATTTGTTTCCGATAATGTAGTAATTGTTCGCAACGTTTTAGAAGGAGAACGCCGCCGTCGGACAACTGAAATCCTCAAGTTGCGCGGTACCACTCACATGAAAGGCGAGTATCCCTTCACAATTACTAATGAAGGGGTTAACATCTTCCCACTGGGAGCAATGCGCTTGACTCAACGATCTTCTAATGTCAGGGTATCTTCTGGTGTCAAAACTTTAGATGAAATGTGCGGTGGTGGTTTCTTTAAAGATTCGATTATTTTGGCAACAGGAGCCACAGGGACTGGTAAAACTCTGTTAGTAAGTAAGTTTATTCAAGATGGCTGCCTGAATGGAGAACAAGCAATATTATTTGCTTACGAAGAATCACGCGCCCAACTATCTCGTAATGCTTCCTCTTGGGGAATTGATTTTGAAGAATTAGAAGATCAAGGTTTACTCAAAATAATTTGTACCTATCCTGAATCAACTGGTTTAGAAGACCACTTACAAATTATCAAATCAGAAATTGCTGTCTTCAAACCAGCCCGAATTGCTATTGACTCCCTATCAGCATTAGCTAGAGGAGTCAGCAATAATGCATTTCGGCAGTTTGTAATTGGGGTGACTGGTTATGCTAAACAAGAAGAAATTACTGGTTTCTTTACTAACACAACTGACCAATTCCTGGGAGCGCATTCGATTACTGACTCTCATATCTCCACGATTACTGATACAATTTTGATGCTACAGTACGTAGAAATTCGTGGAGAAATGTCGCGGGCAATTAACGTATTTAAAATGCGCGGATCTTGGCATGATAAGGGCATTCGTGAGTATAATATTACTGCTGACGGGCCCGATATCAAAGATTCATTCCGAAACTACGAACGGATTATTAGCGGTGCACCTACTCGCGTTAGTATCGATGAAAAGGCGGAACTTTCTCGCATTGTTAGACGTTTTGAAGACAAACAGAGTTCCGAACCCTAAATTTAGTATCGTAGTATATTCTTTCCTAAATTTAGTATCGTGCTATATTCTGTGGTGAAGAAAGGTTTTCTGCCGCTAGATTGATTTTCGTGTGAGGGATGCGGTGAAAGGACAGCAATTATTCCATAGCTTATTGCCTGGTGTGACAGCAGCAGTCTTAACAACCCAGCCGACTTGGGCTGGTACTGTAAAACTAACTGGGGTACGGCTGGCCTCTTCTCCTAGTGTTTTGACTTCTACTTATGGTCAAGACTTAGTTGGGAGCATTGTGAATACGCAACTGCATTACGGTGCAAATGTTAGTGTTCCAACCCTAGTACCTGCTTTCGGTTTCAGTAAACTTAGTATGAAGCCTTTAAGTAATAACAGTATTCCAGTGTTTACGGCTGAAAACACTGTTGTGCCAATAAAACAAGTACTTAAGAAAGATAAAGGTAGATTTTTTAGTTTGACACCTACCTCTAATGCTTCCCAACAGCTTGCTGTCAGCCGTTCTGCTCAAAATAACCAAAAAAACAGTAATTCAAGCGCTTATGGGCAGAAATCAAAGAACATAGTAGTTCCCAACTACACTTCAAAACCCTTTTCTGTCCAAAAAGAAGTTTTGTCCCTGTCTTCTTTCCAGCAGCCAGTGGTTCAAAAGATAAATACTGTTACTCAGTCGCAGACATTTTTACAAACTTCAGCTACAGGTGTAGGATCAGCAAAACTGTTGTCAGCGCAACAATGTCCACAAGAGTTAGGGAAAAGCAAAACTGATTCCTCAGCTGTGCTACTAATTTCAAGTACCTGCTCACAACAAAATGCTGCTGGCTTACGCATTGCTCAGAGTAATACCCCAATTCCGACAGATTCGACGCCAACTCCTACTGCGCCGGAAACCGTAACTCCTGCACCAGAGGGTTCGGTGCAACCTTCCACAGTGCCGGAAACCGTAACTCCTACGCCAGGGGGTTCGGTGCAAGCTCCCACAGTGCCGGAAACCGTGATTCCTACGCCAGGGGGTTCGGTGCAAGCTCCCACAGTGCCGAGAAGCATAACTCCTGCGCCGTCAGGGCCGGTGCAAATTCCACAGAACCTGATTCCTAGCTCAAATCCCCTGCAATTTCCCACCAAACCGGAGGAAGTGAGACTTCAGGCAAATCAGCCGATTACTTTGGCACAGGCTTTGGAGCTAGCACGGCGCAATAATCGGGATTTACAGGTGTCTCTATTGGAGCTAGAACGCAATAGAGCGGTTCTACGCGAGGCGCAAGCTGGTTTGTTGCCTACTCTGGGAATTAGCACGGATCTTACTCGTAGTCAGTCTGCTAGTGGTCAGCTTCAAGACGAATTAAACGGGCAAAATCCGTTAGCCGTTCAGCAAGATCAACCCAGTACATCTTTTTCTGGTCAAGCACAACTTTCATATAACATTTATACTTCTGGGAGAATACAAGCTAATATCAGAGCGGCTGAAGAACAGGTACGTTTCTATGAGTTTGCTGTAGAAACTCAGTCTGAGACAATCCGTCTGAATGTTGCCACTGACTACTACAATCTGCAACAAGCGGATGAACAAGTACGCATTAGCCAGTCGGCTGTGGTGAACTCTGAGGCTAGTTTGCGTGATGCAGAAGCTTTAGAGCGAGCTGGGGTTGGTACGCGGTTTGATGTGTTGCGATCGCAAGTGAATTTAGCAAATGCCCAACAAAATTTGACTAATGCTAGATCGCAGCAGGAAATTGCCCGTCGTCAATTAGCCACTCGGATAAGTTTGCCACAGGCAGTAAATATCAGTGCAGCCGATCCTGTACAATTAGCTGGTCTTTGGAACCCAACGCTAGAACAAAGTATTGTGCTGGCTTATCAAAATCGTCCAGAATTGCAACAGCAGTTAGCACAACGCAATACTTATGAGCAGCAGCGTAGGCAAGCCCTTGCGGAGCTAGGCCCTCAAATTAGTTTGGTAGGTACTTACGATCTACTAGATCAGTTCGATGATAATGCCAGTGCTACTGATGGTTATTCATTCGGAGTTAGGGCAACCCTAAATTTATTTGATGGAGGAGCAGCAAGAGCAAGGGCAGCTCAGTCCAGAGCTAATATTGCGATCGCAGAAACTCAATTTGCCGAACAGCGCAACCAAATTCGCTTTCAGGTAGAACAAGCCTATTCTACCCAGCAATCTAGATTAGAGAATGTTCAAACCGCTAATACCGCTTTAGAACAAGCTAGGGAAGCTCTACGTTTAGCACGTTTGCGATTCCAAGCTGGTGTAGGTACTCAAACTGATGTGATTAACTCTGAAAACGACCTCACACAAGCTGAAGGTAATCGAGTTACAGCAATTTTGGATTACAACCGTGCTTTAGCTCAGTTACAACGGTCTGTTACCCTCAGAGCATTACGCTAGTGCCCCCTCAGGGAAGTCAAAAGGAGCCAGTGCGTTGGGCGGCTCTGCCGACTTGTTCGCTCTTAGCGTTCCCGCAGGGTAGCAACTGGCGTTCAAAAGTCAAAAGTCACCCATGCTTTAATTTTGGGCTTTCTGGCTGTAATGAAATGGTGAACCAGCGCTGCGGGAGGGTTTCCCTCCGCAGGCGACTGGTGAACCCGAAGGGTAAGTTTATTTCCGCCGACCTGTATTAGTACTGTTGAGTTATCTTTCAATTAAAAATTCTAAAAGCCTCATTTTTCAATAATTACATTGAAGAATGAGGCTTTTTGCTAAAAAAACGTATTTGTAACAGCAATTTTGTGAAATGATGTAGCAATAACTGAGTGTCCGTAGTTTACCGCCGTAGGCATCGCTCGCCTTGTCAAAGACTCATGACTAAAGTAACATCTCAAGAAATTGCACAGTTTCGCTCTCAATTGGCAGATGATCCCAGCGATATGGAAGCGCTGGATTTGATTGAAGACTGTGATGGAGATTTAGAAGATGCAGCGATGACGCTAGCTATCCGGGCAGGACAACAACCAGAAAGAGCAAATTCCGAGTGGTTAGATGCCTTAGCTAGAAAATGGCGCGTGGTCATTTGCGAACAAGAATATCGGGAAGATTTGCTTAATTCTTCACCTCAAAAGATGATGGAACATCTAAAAGCAATGCCGACGTTTCCTAAAATTTTAGCAACACCAGTTTTGATATATGTCCTCAAGCAAGGCGTGAACAATTTTTGTGAGCCACTAGATTTGCTAAAGTGATCGGATGTACATTTAAACTTGGGCGATGCCTGCGGCGGGCTACGCCTACGCGCTTTGCAGTTGAGTTCAATACAGACCTAACCCCCAGCCCCTTAAGAGCTAGCGTTGGGGAGTAAGACTCCTAACTCCTGTACAGACGAGATTAATCGCGTCTCTACTTCTAACCAATGCAAGATGATTCGACCAAGACTGATACGCTGTTAATTAAGGCAAAACTTCTATTAGACAAATTGTAAAATCAATGAATTACCTTGTTGCCGTATTACCAGACCGTATTCAAGCCGAAGCCGCTTACTTAGCTTTAGAAGAACAAGGCATAAACAGCACTATCCTGGGGAAAGGATATAAAACAGCTGACGAGTTTGGCTTAATTGACCCCAAAGACCAAGCTAAAAAGCAAGCACAACTGATGGCAACCTGGCTGATACCATTCGGCTTTTTTGCAGGTTTTACATTCAGCCTGATTACTGGTTTAAATA from Nostoc commune NIES-4072 includes:
- a CDS encoding KaiA family protein, whose amino-acid sequence is MLLPILILQPNINKCLDNLVNLYNQKGGSRWVWKLIDAIIAQFCYLPLVATTSGKINYLPNLLQQKLNQAHTDKYIYVFASHIQKSQQLFQEMTPAERQGLLRHLKSDYSLILINYFTTDKTLKEKIDKFINTIFYANIPVPQIIEIHMEIIEEFSNQLKLEGRSNEALLDYRLTLIDILAHLCELYRNSISR
- the kaiB gene encoding circadian clock protein KaiB encodes the protein MDKARKTYVLKLYVAGNTPNSVRALKTLKNILEQEFKGVYALKVIDVLKSPQLAEEDKILATPTLSKILPPPVRKIIGDLSDRERVLIGLDLLYEELSEGDFEEENN
- the kaiC gene encoding circadian clock protein KaiC, whose amino-acid sequence is MSETEQVKPKNTPKSGGVEKIRTMIEGFDDISHGGLPIGRTTLISGTSGTGKTLFSLQFLYNGITYFDEPGVFVTFEESPSDIIKNAHVFGWNLPRLIEEGKLFILDASPDPEGQDIVGNFDLSALIERLQYAIRKYKAKRVSIDSITAVFQQYEAMGVVRREIFRLVARLKLLNVTTIITTERSEEYGPVASFGVEEFVSDNVVIVRNVLEGERRRRTTEILKLRGTTHMKGEYPFTITNEGVNIFPLGAMRLTQRSSNVRVSSGVKTLDEMCGGGFFKDSIILATGATGTGKTLLVSKFIQDGCLNGEQAILFAYEESRAQLSRNASSWGIDFEELEDQGLLKIICTYPESTGLEDHLQIIKSEIAVFKPARIAIDSLSALARGVSNNAFRQFVIGVTGYAKQEEITGFFTNTTDQFLGAHSITDSHISTITDTILMLQYVEIRGEMSRAINVFKMRGSWHDKGIREYNITADGPDIKDSFRNYERIISGAPTRVSIDEKAELSRIVRRFEDKQSSEP
- a CDS encoding TolC family protein, whose amino-acid sequence is MKGQQLFHSLLPGVTAAVLTTQPTWAGTVKLTGVRLASSPSVLTSTYGQDLVGSIVNTQLHYGANVSVPTLVPAFGFSKLSMKPLSNNSIPVFTAENTVVPIKQVLKKDKGRFFSLTPTSNASQQLAVSRSAQNNQKNSNSSAYGQKSKNIVVPNYTSKPFSVQKEVLSLSSFQQPVVQKINTVTQSQTFLQTSATGVGSAKLLSAQQCPQELGKSKTDSSAVLLISSTCSQQNAAGLRIAQSNTPIPTDSTPTPTAPETVTPAPEGSVQPSTVPETVTPTPGGSVQAPTVPETVIPTPGGSVQAPTVPRSITPAPSGPVQIPQNLIPSSNPLQFPTKPEEVRLQANQPITLAQALELARRNNRDLQVSLLELERNRAVLREAQAGLLPTLGISTDLTRSQSASGQLQDELNGQNPLAVQQDQPSTSFSGQAQLSYNIYTSGRIQANIRAAEEQVRFYEFAVETQSETIRLNVATDYYNLQQADEQVRISQSAVVNSEASLRDAEALERAGVGTRFDVLRSQVNLANAQQNLTNARSQQEIARRQLATRISLPQAVNISAADPVQLAGLWNPTLEQSIVLAYQNRPELQQQLAQRNTYEQQRRQALAELGPQISLVGTYDLLDQFDDNASATDGYSFGVRATLNLFDGGAARARAAQSRANIAIAETQFAEQRNQIRFQVEQAYSTQQSRLENVQTANTALEQAREALRLARLRFQAGVGTQTDVINSENDLTQAEGNRVTAILDYNRALAQLQRSVTLRALR